A region from the Desulfobacteraceae bacterium genome encodes:
- a CDS encoding heme-binding protein, giving the protein MKRSIRTVFAATIIIIGGTDAMAIEEAAYTVEKQENRFEIRDYAPHILAETVVEGDLEEAGNNAFNRLFRYISGDNRSRAKVAMTAPVSQEPMGEKIKMTAPVGQQRVQEKWAVSFMMPASYTLENIPEPDDPKVTLRQVPARRMAAVRYSGFWNEKGYLRYKVELESWIERMGLSIVGKPIWARYNPPFMPWFLRRNEILIPVDAGTGHEEAQQSHGEATQ; this is encoded by the coding sequence ATGAAGCGCTCAATTCGAACTGTATTTGCAGCCACGATCATAATCATTGGAGGGACGGATGCCATGGCGATCGAAGAGGCGGCATACACCGTTGAAAAACAAGAAAACAGGTTTGAGATCCGCGATTATGCACCGCACATCCTCGCCGAAACCGTTGTGGAAGGAGATCTCGAGGAGGCCGGAAACAACGCATTCAACAGGCTCTTTCGGTATATCTCCGGCGACAACCGGTCGCGTGCCAAAGTGGCCATGACGGCACCCGTTTCCCAAGAGCCGATGGGAGAGAAAATTAAGATGACGGCACCCGTAGGACAGCAGCGTGTTCAGGAAAAGTGGGCTGTAAGCTTCATGATGCCAGCCTCGTACACTCTGGAAAACATTCCGGAACCAGATGACCCAAAGGTCACATTGCGCCAGGTTCCAGCTCGACGGATGGCCGCAGTACGCTACTCCGGTTTCTGGAACGAGAAGGGCTACCTACGATACAAGGTGGAACTTGAGTCATGGATTGAGAGAATGGGCCTTAGCATTGTGGGCAAGCCGATATGGGCTCGATACAACCCTCCTTTTATGCCGTGGTTCTTGAGGCGGAACGAAATTCTGATTCCGGTCGATGCAGGCACCGGCCATGAAGAAGCCCAACAATCGCATGGAGAAGCGACTCAGTGA
- a CDS encoding CPBP family intramembrane metalloprotease, producing MPPTISLPEAHRVQFRSFTPFLLISFGIAWGVLGLYILLPEFMGTVFGQLTGNHPLFFLAVYAPAIAALSLVTRNGGIAGLRRFLRRALLWRCGAAWYVFLIIGIPLIFISGSALRGNLFAEPFPFASLQALLVALGLAAIKGPVEEFGWRGLALPLLQRKFAPIWAGLILGAIWGLWHLPAFLLGGTQQSEWSFTAFFAGCLAISVIATALFNRSHGSILLSAFFHFSLMNPIFPDAQPYDTYLLIVAAVLIVWWNRNNMFTKEGSVTEVIPQGKGIHG from the coding sequence ATGCCTCCAACCATCTCATTGCCTGAAGCGCACCGCGTGCAGTTCCGTTCATTTACCCCCTTTCTACTGATCTCGTTCGGCATAGCTTGGGGTGTGCTTGGGCTGTACATCTTACTCCCGGAATTTATGGGAACAGTGTTTGGCCAGCTCACCGGCAATCATCCGCTCTTCTTCCTGGCCGTGTACGCGCCTGCGATCGCGGCGCTCTCTCTTGTTACCCGCAACGGTGGCATCGCTGGTCTGCGGCGCTTCCTCAGACGAGCGTTGCTCTGGCGCTGCGGCGCAGCGTGGTATGTCTTTCTGATCATTGGCATTCCGTTGATCTTCATTAGCGGTTCCGCGCTCAGAGGGAACCTTTTTGCGGAACCGTTTCCATTTGCGTCCCTTCAGGCACTGCTCGTGGCGTTGGGCCTCGCCGCCATCAAAGGCCCCGTCGAGGAGTTCGGCTGGCGGGGGCTCGCACTTCCTCTTCTGCAAAGGAAGTTCGCTCCAATCTGGGCCGGGCTGATTCTTGGAGCCATATGGGGGCTGTGGCATTTGCCGGCCTTCCTCTTGGGCGGAACCCAGCAGAGCGAGTGGTCCTTCACAGCGTTCTTTGCTGGGTGCTTAGCAATAAGCGTCATCGCGACTGCATTGTTCAACAGGTCGCATGGCAGCATTCTGCTGTCGGCGTTCTTTCATTTCTCACTCATGAACCCGATCTTTCCTGACGCGCAGCCCTACGACACGTACCTGCTGATTGTTGCTGCCGTCCTGATCGTTTGGTGGAACCGCAATAATATGTTCACAAAGGAAGGATCGGTCACAGAAGTCATTCCACAAGGGAAAGGGATTCATGGCTAA
- a CDS encoding DUF2283 domain-containing protein, whose product MRMKYFSDTDTAHIEFTDKVVHETKEISENIYIDVDEKGNIVSMTIEHAKDNAGLWEFSYQEMSNQRV is encoded by the coding sequence ATGAGAATGAAATATTTTTCAGATACGGATACTGCTCATATAGAATTCACAGACAAGGTCGTACATGAGACTAAAGAAATAAGTGAGAATATCTATATTGACGTCGATGAAAAAGGCAACATTGTCAGCATGACTATAGAACATGCAAAAGATAATGCTGGGCTCTGGGAATTCTCATATCAAGAAATGTCCAATCAAAGAGTATAG
- a CDS encoding transglutaminase family protein, with amino-acid sequence MWLHASCFLEFNIPVPTPFLLMLRPRSGWQQWVAREQYVLSPSVSAVEFTDLFGNLCQRLVAPAGYFSVHTSVDIETADASDTAPGAPFVEVQQLPYETLPFLHPSRYCESDRFTEMAASLAAGWGAGYDQCTAIVDYIRNTVRYTPGAGQQIISASELNELGSGVCRDMAHLGIACCRALSIPARMVVGYLETLEPMDLHAWFEAYVGNRWYTFDPTQTDLQGGRVAIAFGRDAADVAIYTQFGDPVSLLSMHVNVERMAGPPF; translated from the coding sequence ATGTGGTTGCACGCATCCTGTTTCCTTGAATTCAACATTCCGGTTCCAACTCCGTTCTTGCTCATGCTGCGCCCTCGGAGTGGATGGCAGCAATGGGTCGCGCGCGAACAGTATGTTTTGTCACCAAGCGTATCGGCGGTCGAGTTCACTGACTTGTTCGGCAACCTGTGCCAGCGGCTGGTCGCACCGGCTGGGTATTTTTCCGTGCATACATCCGTTGACATCGAAACTGCAGATGCATCCGACACGGCCCCTGGAGCCCCGTTTGTCGAAGTGCAACAGTTGCCCTATGAGACACTACCGTTTCTTCACCCAAGCCGGTATTGTGAATCGGATCGTTTCACTGAAATGGCCGCATCGCTCGCGGCGGGCTGGGGCGCTGGCTACGACCAATGCACTGCAATCGTCGATTATATCCGCAACACGGTAAGGTACACGCCTGGTGCCGGACAGCAGATCATAAGCGCCTCCGAGCTAAACGAGTTGGGAAGCGGAGTATGCCGGGACATGGCCCATTTGGGCATCGCTTGTTGCCGAGCGCTATCGATACCGGCTCGAATGGTTGTGGGCTACCTTGAGACGCTTGAACCGATGGATCTTCACGCTTGGTTCGAGGCCTATGTCGGAAATCGGTGGTACACGTTCGATCCAACACAAACCGATCTCCAGGGAGGTCGTGTCGCAATTGCTTTCGGCCGAGACGCGGCCGATGTTGCCATCTACACACAATTCGGCGATCCAGTGAGCCTGTTAAGCATGCACGTCAATGTCGAACGAATGGCCGGACCTCCTTTCTGA
- a CDS encoding FkbM family methyltransferase, with the protein MKEIVKKIFKSLGYEIIRAPKPKKLKGVGRIQHDIEFMQDEKFGIEFTHLTLDGNQYFVPKYALHRPAVKNLLNGNLYEPNTHDFVREFFQSFKGSMVHAGTFFGDMIPNFSKSVSGNVYAFEPVFENYILAKLCVDNNNLANVILMNSALSDGLGNLYINTSEGGGRHAGGASTIADKGAICAAINIDRLNIEDLVLIQLDVEGHELSALKGALETIQKSRPVIAIEDNNDNCADFLCNIKYEKAGHLPGLTIWAPIEKYRYKEKIESLVSGTNHDF; encoded by the coding sequence ATGAAAGAGATTGTGAAAAAGATTTTCAAAAGTTTGGGCTACGAAATTATACGTGCACCAAAGCCAAAAAAGCTTAAGGGGGTCGGTCGCATTCAACACGATATCGAATTTATGCAAGATGAAAAATTTGGAATTGAGTTTACACATCTAACTTTAGACGGAAATCAATATTTCGTCCCAAAGTATGCATTGCATCGACCGGCAGTTAAAAACTTGTTAAACGGTAATCTATACGAGCCTAACACGCATGATTTTGTTAGAGAGTTTTTCCAATCATTCAAAGGCTCCATGGTGCACGCAGGTACTTTCTTTGGAGATATGATTCCAAATTTCTCTAAATCAGTATCGGGGAATGTTTATGCATTCGAGCCTGTTTTTGAAAACTACATTCTCGCAAAGTTATGCGTGGACAATAACAACTTAGCAAATGTTATATTAATGAATTCCGCTCTTTCGGATGGCTTAGGTAATCTTTATATCAACACAAGCGAGGGTGGCGGTAGACATGCGGGTGGCGCTTCGACTATAGCTGATAAAGGCGCGATTTGTGCTGCGATAAATATTGATCGCCTTAATATTGAAGACTTAGTGCTAATTCAGTTGGATGTGGAGGGTCATGAACTGAGTGCATTAAAGGGTGCATTAGAAACAATTCAAAAAAGCAGGCCGGTAATAGCCATAGAAGACAACAATGACAATTGCGCAGATTTTCTTTGCAATATCAAATATGAGAAAGCTGGCCATTTACCAGGCTTAACTATTTGGGCTCCAATTGAAAAATACAGATACAAAGAAAAAATCGAATCCTTAGTAAGTGGAACCAATCATGATTTTTAG
- a CDS encoding phage integrase N-terminal SAM-like domain-containing protein — MMDKTLFFCLTIFNIHGKSKTPAIQTGSELEADGSGSSGAALPSLRQRTEQTYCNWIVRFIRFHGAKIHPAEMGKVHIEGFLSHLATRGEVSAATQRQALNAIVFLYRHVLGQEIEEQLESARAKRHARPPTVMTQAEVGRVMAGLAGTHLLMVNIL; from the coding sequence ATGATGGATAAAACGCTATTCTTTTGCCTGACGATATTCAATATTCATGGAAAATCAAAAACGCCCGCGATTCAAACCGGATCCGAGCTTGAAGCTGATGGATCAGGTTCGTCAGGTGCTGCGCTACCATCATTACGCCAACGCACCGAACAGACGTACTGTAACTGGATTGTCCGGTTCATCAGGTTTCACGGCGCCAAAATCCACCCTGCGGAAATGGGCAAAGTCCATATCGAAGGCTTTTTGAGTCACCTGGCAACCCGGGGCGAGGTGTCGGCAGCCACTCAAAGGCAGGCGCTGAACGCCATCGTCTTTTTGTATCGCCATGTCCTCGGCCAGGAAATCGAGGAGCAGCTCGAGTCCGCACGGGCCAAACGGCACGCCCGGCCGCCGACCGTCATGACCCAGGCCGAGGTCGGGCGCGTCATGGCCGGGTTGGCGGGAACGCACCTGCTGATGGTTAATATCCTTTAA